One genomic segment of Centropristis striata isolate RG_2023a ecotype Rhode Island chromosome 13, C.striata_1.0, whole genome shotgun sequence includes these proteins:
- the LOC131983490 gene encoding MICAL-like protein 1 isoform X2 yields the protein MEAPRSAHFWAEDESALMLTLLKERNILKYMDGRKTRNGNLFKKVAEQMREGGFSRTPEQVRIRWKHLKKNYYDARKNNFTSGHNRVACPFGDALEELLGPKPLSQVEHHEEDIGFEGPLDAASSPSPQASPQPQPQSSSSKRPANFSTGPTRWKKTKFETLEAFARAMSSNDDELQLQMQRAQHAHENRLCDRVMQSIESLASTLSSALRPPAPSTPSHPGQLSWYQPMPPQPSQPAPAGPSLMPHPPVENGGIMPSNGIKEEEQGEITTKTPQSSPATSNPHIRPDVSNEDVGLTSSHSTNLSTSLLSASQGTRDAVDVASNTTSNERYVTEESTAATSDGQLHVIKTEIRVPTGSDSTEHFIRPEAAISTCSDLDTMDLDQLKREKIKMQLKVLKLQDEYYTLKINNLKK from the exons ATGGAAGCTCCCAGGAGTGCTCATTTTTGGGCAGAAGACGAGTCTGCGCTCATGCTGACCTTACTGAAGGAGCggaacattttaaaatacatggACGGGAGGAAGACCAGAAATGGAAACCTCTTCAAAAAGGTTGCTGAGCAAATGAGAGAAGGTGGCTTCTCCCGGACCCCTGAGCAAGTCCGCATTCGGTGgaaacacttgaaaaaaaattactacgATGCCAGGAAGAACAACTTCACAAGTGGCCACAACCGGGTCGCTTGTCCGTTCGGCGACGcgctggaggagctgctgggACCGAAGCCTTTGTCTCAGGTCGAACATCATGAAGAGGACATCGGTTTCGAGGGTCCCTTAG ATGCTGCATCATCACCTTCGCCCCAGGCATCACCTCAACCCCAACCGCAGTCTTCATCATCAAAGAGGCCGGCGAATTTCAGCACTGGCCCAACCAGATGGAAAAAGACTAAGTTTGAGACACTGGAGGCCTTCGCCAGGGCCATGAGCAGCAATGATGATGAGCTGCAACTCCAGATGCAGAGAGCACAGCATGCCCACGAAAATAGACTTTGTGACAGAGTGATGCAATCCATAGAATCCCTGGCATCTACATTGTCTAGTGCTCTCCGCCCTCCTGCTCCCTCCACACCCTCTCATCCTGGACAGTTATCCTGGTATCAACCGATGCCCCCACAACCATCACAACCAGCCCCCGCTGGTCCCTCACTGATGCCGCACCCACCTGTTGAAAATGGAGGTATTATGCCAAGTAATGGAATAAAAGAAGAGGAACAGGGAGAAATCACAACTAAAACACCTCAATCTTCACCAGCTACCTCCAACCCACACATCAGGCCTGACGTCTCGAATGAAGACGTTGGATTAACCAGCAGTCACAGCACCAACCTGTCTACCTCTCTGCTGTCAGCGTCACAGGGAACCAGAGATGCCGTTGATGTTGCCTCAAACACAACGTCCAATGAGAGATATGTTACAGAAGAGAGCACAGCGGCAACAA GTGATGGACAATTACATGTGATAAAGACAGAGATTAG GGTCCCAACAGGCTCAGACAGCACTGAGCACTTCATCAGGCCGGAGGCTGCCATCTCCACCTGCTCTGATCTGGACACAATGGACCTCGACCAgctcaagagagaaaaaataaaaatgcaactgAAAGTCTTGAAGTTGCAAGATGAATACTACACtctgaaaataaacaatctgAAAAAATGA
- the ccdc97 gene encoding coiled-coil domain-containing protein 97, with protein sequence MWGEIDPPVRTQPSVCETEDKPELPEEAATIPQKYDFVRPTVSQQPRPEPQSVSQAETSCINDMVEAIAKSGSPVKSQQIGEAELTLEERREELLDQYRSRPLVFLERYHACLKPQNLSAFAHVCSDPRVIHYSKVIQRRAAACTNRTRVRNQRYAALRALQREGEYFSEEQMRMRQPLLYEQYVGQYLTDEEVLERSQDAMLDDTQGGPGAPAGGSGGLAHLLLNSYQERLIQHRLQEEQEREDGAQEEEEDDDDDDNAARQKDWAPSAEEKALLREEFISQMHQRFLDGKDKDFNYSEVDENPDYDNLDIVSRDAEDKYFDEDDDEEEEEEDMTE encoded by the exons ATGTGGGGTGAAATCGATCCTCCAGTTAGAACACAAccgagtgtgtgtgagactgaaGACAAGCCTGAATTACCAGAAGAAGCGGCGACAATTCCCCAGAAATATGACTTTGTCCGGCCAACCGTCTCCCAGCAGCCGCGGCCAGAACCCCAG AGCGTGAGCCAGGCTGAGACCAGCTGTATCAATGACATGGTAGAGGCCATAGCAAAGAGTGGGAGCCCTGTGAAGAGCCAGCAGATTGGAGAGGCTGAGCTGACCTTAGAGGAGCGCAGAGAGGAGCTGCTGGATCAGTACAGGAGCAGACCTCTGGTGTTCCTGGAGAGGTACCAT GCCTGCCTCAAGCCCCAGAACCTTTCAGCGTTTGCCCACGTCTGCTCAGATCCACGAGTTATTCACTACAGCAAAGTGATACAGAGACGAGCTGCAGCATGCACCAACAGGACAAGGGTTCGAAACCAGCGCTACGCTGCCCTCAGGGCCCTGCAGAGGG AGGGTGAATATTTCAGTGAGGAACAGATGCGGATGAGGCAGCCGCTGCTGTATGAACAGTACGTTGGACAGTACCTCACTGATGAGGAG GTGCTGGAGCGCTCCCAGGACGCCATGCTGGACGATACACAGGGGGGACCAGGAGCACCAGCAGGAGGCTCAGGAGGGCTCGCCCACCTCCTCCTCAACTCCTACCAGGAGCGTCTCATCCAGCATcgcctgcaggaggagcaggagagggagGACGGAgcgcaggaggaggaagaggatgatgacgatgatg ACAATGCTGCCCGGCAGAAGGACTGGGCGCCCAGCGCAGAGGAGAAGGCTCTGCTCCGGGAGGAGTTCATCAGTCAGATGCACCAGCGCTTCCTAGATGGTAAAGACAAGGATTTCAACTACAG CGAGGTGGACGAGAACCCAGACTACGACAACTTGGACATAGTGAGCAGAGATGCGGAGGATAAATACtttgatgaagatgatgatgaagaggaggaggaggaagatatgACAGAATAG